One genomic segment of Vibrio fluvialis includes these proteins:
- a CDS encoding MarR family winged helix-turn-helix transcriptional regulator, whose amino-acid sequence MSRCVPSQNPFPVSDDELLLLDNQLCFPLYSAANAVVRAYRPLLETLDLTYPQYLVMMVLWQQNAISVKTLGEKLHLDSGTLTPLLKRLEGKGLVERRRSLTDERARELCLTDQGTVLREQALAVPKSMVCKFDLDIEELVTLKQLCEKVIGKLNG is encoded by the coding sequence ATGAGTCGTTGTGTTCCTTCCCAGAACCCTTTTCCTGTCAGTGATGACGAGCTGTTACTGCTCGACAACCAGCTGTGTTTTCCGCTTTACAGTGCGGCGAACGCGGTGGTGCGCGCTTATCGCCCGTTGCTGGAGACGCTGGATCTGACTTATCCGCAATATCTGGTGATGATGGTGCTGTGGCAGCAAAACGCCATCAGCGTGAAAACGTTGGGTGAAAAACTGCATTTGGATTCCGGCACATTGACGCCGCTGCTCAAACGTCTGGAAGGTAAAGGGCTGGTGGAGCGTCGTCGCAGTCTGACCGATGAGCGTGCACGCGAGTTGTGCCTGACAGATCAGGGAACGGTTTTGCGCGAACAGGCTTTGGCAGTACCGAAGTCGATGGTGTGCAAGTTCGACCTCGATATCGAAGAACTGGTGACGCTCAAACAGTTGTGTGAAAAGGTGATTGGTAAACTCAACGGATAA
- the slyA gene encoding transcriptional regulator SlyA — protein MIQDINSLYELTLAEKLARVSRLWKMVADRELAPLGLTHPRWTALWKLQRLGDNISQKHLAEALEIELASLMRTLNQLEEQSLITRHCCASDKRARIVSLTEQGRIMIKQMETRILQVRRQLLIHINDEELLKLGQILEQIANNALESLSEKSDNL, from the coding sequence ATGATTCAAGACATCAACAGCCTTTACGAGCTGACTCTGGCTGAAAAACTCGCCCGCGTTTCGCGTTTGTGGAAGATGGTGGCTGACCGCGAGCTGGCTCCTTTGGGCCTGACACATCCTCGCTGGACCGCACTATGGAAACTGCAACGCCTTGGCGACAACATCAGCCAGAAACATCTTGCCGAAGCGCTGGAGATAGAACTGGCGTCATTGATGCGCACGCTCAACCAACTCGAAGAGCAATCACTCATCACCAGACACTGCTGTGCCAGCGATAAGCGCGCACGTATTGTCAGCCTGACCGAACAAGGCCGCATCATGATCAAGCAAATGGAGACGCGTATTCTTCAGGTTCGTCGCCAACTGCTTATTCACATCAATGATGAAGAGCTGCTCAAACTCGGTCAGATTCTGGAGCAGATTGCCAACAATGCCCTCGAATCACTTAGCGAAAAGTCAGATAACCTTTAA
- a CDS encoding DMT family transporter codes for MPVASFLQLLGLAAIWGGSFLFLRIAAHSFGPAYLIEARVGFAALSLLLIGLYLKKSLPFRQHWQHFMILGLFNSALPFLLFAYAAQTLNVSTLSILNSTAPIWGAVIGYVWHKTPLSPKAIAGLLIGVAGVSVIVGLDHSLIGTDAGLPIVAATMAAFCYGIATNYTKNAPAISSFDNSHGSMWAASLWVLPLLPFIPMREAPSGTEVLSVLALGIICTGLAYLLYFRLVKEIGPSPTLSVTFLIPVFGILWGYLVLGETIGLNTVLGTALVLTGTMMVTNFSPLALLRARKQAASI; via the coding sequence ATGCCTGTCGCCAGTTTTCTTCAGCTGCTCGGATTGGCCGCCATTTGGGGTGGGTCATTTCTGTTTTTACGTATTGCCGCACACAGCTTCGGCCCGGCCTACCTGATTGAAGCCCGAGTCGGATTTGCCGCTCTGAGCCTGCTGCTGATTGGCCTGTATCTGAAAAAATCACTGCCATTTCGCCAGCACTGGCAACACTTTATGATTCTCGGCCTGTTCAACAGCGCACTGCCGTTTCTGCTGTTCGCTTATGCGGCGCAAACACTGAACGTGTCTACTTTATCTATTCTCAATTCCACCGCGCCGATTTGGGGTGCGGTCATTGGTTATGTGTGGCACAAAACGCCGCTCAGCCCGAAAGCCATCGCGGGTCTGCTGATTGGTGTCGCGGGTGTGTCCGTGATTGTCGGCCTCGACCATTCGCTGATCGGCACTGATGCGGGATTGCCGATTGTGGCGGCGACCATGGCTGCATTCTGTTATGGCATTGCGACCAACTACACCAAAAACGCGCCGGCGATCTCGTCGTTTGATAACTCGCACGGCAGCATGTGGGCGGCTTCGCTGTGGGTGCTGCCTTTATTGCCATTCATCCCAATGCGCGAAGCGCCCAGCGGAACAGAAGTGCTTTCCGTGCTGGCGCTCGGCATCATCTGTACCGGCCTGGCTTATCTGCTCTATTTTCGACTGGTGAAAGAGATCGGGCCGTCGCCGACTTTGTCCGTGACTTTTTTGATCCCGGTGTTCGGTATTTTGTGGGGCTATCTGGTGCTTGGCGAAACCATTGGGCTTAACACGGTACTCGGCACTGCACTGGTACTGACGGGCACCATGATGGTGACCAACTTTTCGCCGCTCGCATTACTCAGAGCGCGAAAACAAGCAGCATCAATATAA
- a CDS encoding HlyD family secretion protein, giving the protein MTPDQKFARWIKYSSFVFVFVFAYFLVADLAMPLTPQAMATRVVTKVSPRVSGQISEIYVKNNQTVHKGDVLFQIDPAPYQLAVEQAQLNLERTMQSNDQLDASIVAAQADVTAAVIVSDQKTREYNRLNTLFNRNGTSQQLRDDAQSSATAAKANLAAARARLKELQVSRGNTDDSNVSVRVAQNQLDQAKLNLSYTKVMAENDGVVTNLQLEAGTYAAAGSPLIALVDNQVDVIADFREKSLRHLSTDSDALIAFDSKPGQVFEARVSSVDAGVSSGQFDANGLLASPTSSTRWVRDAQRMRLHLALSDEQLQKLPAGARATVQLLPENSVFNLLAKIQIRFLSALHYIY; this is encoded by the coding sequence ATGACACCCGATCAGAAATTCGCACGCTGGATCAAATACTCCAGCTTCGTGTTTGTCTTCGTCTTTGCTTATTTTCTCGTTGCCGACCTTGCGATGCCTCTCACACCGCAAGCCATGGCGACCCGCGTGGTCACCAAAGTGTCACCACGCGTTAGCGGACAAATTTCAGAGATTTACGTCAAGAACAACCAGACCGTGCACAAGGGCGACGTTCTGTTCCAGATCGATCCGGCGCCGTATCAGCTGGCGGTAGAACAAGCTCAGCTCAACTTAGAGCGCACGATGCAAAGTAACGATCAGCTGGATGCGTCAATTGTTGCCGCACAGGCCGACGTGACCGCAGCGGTGATCGTTTCCGACCAGAAAACCCGCGAATACAACCGTTTAAATACCCTATTTAATCGCAACGGCACCTCGCAACAGCTACGTGATGATGCGCAAAGTTCCGCCACCGCCGCGAAAGCCAATCTGGCGGCCGCACGCGCTCGCCTGAAAGAGCTTCAGGTTAGCCGTGGCAACACTGACGATTCAAACGTCAGCGTTCGTGTTGCTCAGAACCAACTCGACCAAGCCAAACTGAATCTATCTTACACCAAAGTGATGGCAGAAAATGATGGCGTGGTGACCAACCTGCAACTCGAAGCCGGTACTTACGCGGCGGCGGGTAGCCCGCTGATCGCTCTGGTAGATAACCAGGTGGATGTGATTGCCGATTTCCGCGAGAAGAGCCTGCGCCATCTGAGCACCGATAGCGATGCGCTGATCGCGTTTGACAGCAAACCGGGTCAGGTATTTGAAGCGCGTGTAAGCAGTGTTGATGCGGGTGTGAGCTCCGGTCAGTTTGATGCCAACGGCCTGCTGGCGTCACCGACCTCTTCAACTCGCTGGGTACGTGACGCGCAGCGTATGCGTCTGCATCTGGCGCTGAGCGATGAACAGCTGCAAAAACTGCCAGCGGGCGCACGTGCGACCGTCCAGTTGTTGCCGGAAAACAGCGTGTTTAATCTGCTGGCGAAAATCCAGATCCGTTTCCTGAGTGCTCTGCACTACATCTACTAA
- the nhaD gene encoding sodium:proton antiporter NhaD, with protein sequence MKRVWPGLILVSSLFSSLCFASAAPESTLPLTRSTIGYLSLLLFGLAYILVTLEEYLQLKKSKPVLLAAGLIWAMIGYVYQQHGMADVAREALEYNLLEYAELLLFLLVAMTYISAMEERRLFDALQAWMIGKGFNFRSLFWITGLLAFFISPIADNLTTALLMCAVVMKVGGKNDQFVNLACINIVIAANAGGAFSPFGDITTLMVWQAGHVSFMQFMDLFVPSIANYLVPAMVMSLYLPKEQPDSVYEQVELKRGARRIVLLFVLTIITAVSFHALFHFPPVMGMMMGLAYLQFFGYFLRKTLASSLAKKTALAIANNDEAALRRIGSVVPFDVFRRISHAEWDTLLFFYGVVMCVGGLSLLGYLGLISDVMYSQWDPVWANVMIGFLSSVVDNIPVMFAVLTMEPTMSIGNWLLVTLTAGVGGSLLSIGSAAGVALMGASHGKYTFFGHLKWTPVIILGYAVSIALHLLLNQPLFMSM encoded by the coding sequence ATGAAGCGAGTTTGGCCTGGCCTGATCCTTGTCTCGTCCCTGTTTTCATCGTTGTGTTTCGCGTCTGCGGCGCCTGAATCAACCTTACCGCTAACCCGCTCCACTATCGGTTATCTCTCACTTCTTCTATTTGGCCTGGCGTATATTCTGGTTACGCTGGAAGAGTACCTCCAGCTGAAAAAATCCAAGCCAGTACTGCTGGCGGCTGGTCTCATCTGGGCAATGATTGGCTATGTCTATCAACAACACGGCATGGCAGACGTTGCTCGCGAAGCACTGGAATACAATCTGCTGGAATACGCCGAGTTGTTGCTGTTTCTGCTGGTTGCGATGACCTACATCAGTGCCATGGAAGAGCGGCGTCTGTTTGATGCGCTGCAAGCCTGGATGATCGGCAAAGGGTTTAATTTCCGCTCGCTGTTCTGGATAACTGGTTTGCTCGCGTTTTTCATCTCCCCGATTGCCGATAACCTGACCACCGCCCTGCTGATGTGCGCCGTGGTCATGAAAGTCGGTGGCAAGAACGACCAGTTCGTTAACCTTGCCTGCATTAACATTGTGATCGCCGCCAACGCAGGCGGTGCGTTCAGTCCGTTTGGCGACATCACCACACTGATGGTGTGGCAGGCCGGACATGTCTCTTTCATGCAGTTTATGGATCTGTTTGTGCCGTCGATCGCCAACTATCTGGTTCCGGCGATGGTCATGTCGCTCTATTTGCCGAAAGAACAGCCGGACTCGGTGTATGAACAGGTAGAACTCAAACGCGGCGCGCGGCGCATTGTGCTGCTGTTTGTGCTCACGATTATCACCGCGGTCAGTTTCCATGCGCTGTTCCACTTCCCGCCAGTGATGGGCATGATGATGGGGCTCGCCTATTTGCAGTTCTTCGGTTACTTCCTGCGTAAAACGCTGGCCAGTTCGCTGGCGAAGAAAACCGCGCTAGCGATTGCCAACAACGACGAAGCGGCGCTGCGCCGCATTGGTTCAGTAGTACCGTTTGACGTATTTCGCCGCATTTCGCACGCCGAATGGGACACTTTGCTGTTCTTCTACGGTGTGGTCATGTGTGTCGGTGGGCTGAGCCTGCTTGGTTATCTGGGGCTGATTTCTGACGTGATGTATTCTCAGTGGGATCCGGTGTGGGCCAACGTGATGATTGGCTTCCTCTCTTCTGTCGTCGATAACATTCCGGTGATGTTCGCCGTTCTGACGATGGAGCCCACCATGTCTATCGGTAACTGGTTACTGGTGACACTGACCGCCGGGGTTGGCGGCAGTCTGCTGTCGATTGGCTCGGCCGCCGGGGTCGCGCTGATGGGCGCCTCACACGGCAAGTACACCTTCTTTGGTCACCTGAAATGGACGCCGGTGATTATTCTTGGTTACGCCGTGAGCATCGCCCTGCATCTGCTGCTCAATCAACCCCTGTTTATGAGTATGTAG
- a CDS encoding alpha/beta fold hydrolase — protein sequence MMHSLHSFVEAGVRYTPYTFSVPLDYQQPEGETLTVFARAVTSASGNDEHKPWLVYFQGGPGFPAPRASASSGWMKRALQQFRVLLLDQRGTGQSSVVNHQTLAGKTPQQQAEYLSHFRADNIVRDAEFIRQQWGVERWAILGQSFGGFCSLTYLSLFPESLLRSYITGGVPSLSRQPDDVYRATFQRTLDKNAAFFAQFPQAQAMCQRIADHLLANDVRLPNGQRFTVEQFQQIGIHFGMSDAFMPTYFTLENAFIDVDGKETLRYEFLQHMMMDQGFQTNPIYAILHEAIYCQGFASQWSAHRMRDAFPEFHYQPGQPFLFTGEMVFPWMFDLYTNLLPLKDAAQLLADKEDWGQLYDASVLARNTVPVSCAVYADDMFVEMDISRETLKQIPNSKAWITNQYEHNGLRADGEHILDTLIAMGEQTAANLGQPLL from the coding sequence ATGATGCATTCCCTGCACAGCTTCGTTGAAGCGGGCGTTCGTTACACGCCGTACACCTTTTCTGTCCCGTTGGATTATCAGCAACCTGAGGGCGAAACCCTCACGGTATTTGCCCGCGCCGTGACATCGGCCAGCGGCAATGATGAACACAAGCCTTGGCTGGTCTATTTTCAGGGAGGTCCGGGCTTTCCGGCGCCGCGCGCCAGTGCCAGCAGCGGCTGGATGAAACGCGCGCTGCAGCAGTTCCGAGTGCTGTTATTGGATCAGCGTGGCACCGGCCAAAGCAGCGTGGTGAACCACCAGACACTGGCAGGCAAAACGCCGCAACAACAAGCGGAATATCTGAGCCACTTCCGCGCCGATAACATCGTACGCGACGCCGAGTTCATCCGTCAGCAATGGGGCGTTGAGCGCTGGGCGATACTTGGCCAGAGCTTTGGTGGTTTTTGTTCGCTGACCTATCTGTCGCTGTTCCCTGAGAGCCTGCTACGCAGTTACATCACGGGCGGCGTACCGTCATTATCACGTCAACCGGATGACGTCTACCGCGCCACCTTCCAGCGCACTCTGGACAAAAACGCCGCGTTCTTTGCTCAGTTTCCTCAAGCGCAGGCGATGTGTCAGCGCATTGCCGATCACTTGCTGGCTAACGACGTTCGCCTGCCAAACGGCCAGCGTTTTACCGTTGAGCAGTTCCAACAGATCGGTATTCATTTTGGTATGAGTGATGCGTTTATGCCGACCTACTTCACGCTGGAAAATGCGTTTATCGACGTCGATGGCAAAGAGACTCTACGCTACGAATTTTTACAGCACATGATGATGGACCAAGGGTTTCAGACCAACCCTATCTACGCGATTCTGCACGAAGCCATTTATTGTCAGGGTTTTGCCTCACAATGGTCAGCGCATCGCATGCGTGATGCCTTCCCGGAGTTCCATTACCAGCCGGGGCAACCGTTCCTGTTTACCGGCGAGATGGTGTTTCCGTGGATGTTTGATCTCTACACCAATCTGCTGCCACTGAAAGACGCTGCGCAATTGCTGGCGGATAAAGAGGACTGGGGTCAGTTGTACGATGCCAGCGTGTTGGCGCGCAACACCGTTCCGGTCAGTTGCGCGGTGTACGCCGACGACATGTTTGTCGAAATGGACATCAGCCGCGAAACACTCAAGCAGATTCCAAACAGCAAAGCGTGGATCACCAACCAGTATGAACACAACGGGTTGCGTGCCGATGGCGAACACATTCTCGATACACTGATCGCCATGGGTGAGCAAACGGCGGCGAACCTCGGTCAACCACTGCTGTAA
- a CDS encoding DUF2955 domain-containing protein, which produces MRLWDHPLSENDLRQCLRIATGATLGFTFNKLMGWNYGVFYTVTPMLLLGMVPVMSAHAARQLLASAVVCGLEVGILGGYFGTHPGMMTIIAFFLFLYKFACMSKGSLFLFGANSIISLSIMLHFASYPTTDLNDLIFGNIFATVLSVMIAYLVTFVMPDAEPRQPPPRPTTPKQSHRMRHEALMGATITTLSFVVFQVFDLSDSLSAQATTILLLFPMHWNGAMGYARKRGMGTILGVTFGLAGQLLLYDWSDLLLFVVPLLWIGAMVFSYMHVKESSGSGAGFGGLTTLGILFGQYLSPGGDLVYSALYRVSSIFFAIVVTLMITYLVHRILNSFESTRFGPMEG; this is translated from the coding sequence ATGAGACTATGGGACCATCCGTTGTCGGAGAACGATCTCCGGCAATGTCTGCGTATCGCCACAGGTGCCACACTGGGTTTCACCTTTAATAAGTTGATGGGGTGGAACTACGGGGTGTTCTACACCGTCACGCCGATGCTGCTGCTCGGTATGGTGCCGGTAATGAGCGCCCACGCGGCACGCCAGTTGCTGGCTTCTGCTGTGGTATGTGGTTTGGAAGTGGGAATTCTGGGCGGCTACTTCGGTACGCATCCGGGCATGATGACCATCATCGCCTTCTTTCTGTTTCTGTATAAGTTTGCCTGTATGTCAAAAGGCAGCCTGTTTCTGTTCGGTGCCAACAGCATCATCAGTCTCAGTATTATGCTGCACTTTGCCAGTTACCCGACCACCGACCTCAACGACCTGATTTTTGGCAATATTTTTGCCACCGTATTGTCGGTGATGATTGCCTATCTGGTGACGTTTGTGATGCCGGATGCCGAGCCTCGTCAGCCGCCACCGCGTCCGACGACGCCCAAGCAGTCGCACCGTATGCGTCACGAGGCGTTAATGGGCGCGACCATCACCACGTTGTCGTTTGTCGTATTTCAGGTGTTTGATTTGAGCGATTCCCTCTCGGCGCAAGCCACCACCATTCTGCTGCTGTTTCCGATGCACTGGAACGGCGCAATGGGATACGCTCGCAAACGCGGTATGGGGACGATTCTCGGTGTGACATTTGGTCTGGCCGGGCAGTTGCTGTTGTACGATTGGTCTGACTTACTGTTGTTTGTGGTGCCGCTGCTGTGGATTGGCGCCATGGTATTCAGCTACATGCACGTGAAAGAATCCAGCGGCTCTGGCGCCGGATTTGGCGGCCTGACTACGCTGGGCATTCTGTTTGGTCAGTACCTCAGTCCGGGCGGCGATCTGGTCTACAGCGCGCTGTATCGGGTCAGCAGTATTTTCTTTGCCATTGTGGTCACGCTGATGATCACCTATCTGGTCCACCGCATCCTTAACAGCTTCGAATCAACCCGATTCGGGCCGATGGAAGGTTAA
- a CDS encoding porin, with protein sequence MKQAAVATAIFAALVSGSAMAATVYKADGTELKVGGRAEARFNVSDNNESDATATESGSTKFKDKSRARVNLVGKSQFSDNLYGFGKYEAEFDGDENLTNRYFFAGVGTSIGEFSYGKQDSAQVMLTDLTDTMATFGADAADIVTGNKDKRQNNFLYTGKFDSLTVKANYLAADEKELNGDENSSYGVAAMYNFGMFTLGAGYVGQDNDDKQYNLAAEVKPIDTLTLAALFAQGQKSDDDYIAYELSAKFKATKQLDVIGVYNYQENQDADTDGETANNFAIEAVYKFDAHIRTYAGYKFEQLNDKDDQLQAGIRYDF encoded by the coding sequence ATGAAACAAGCAGCAGTAGCAACCGCGATTTTCGCAGCACTAGTTTCTGGCTCAGCAATGGCGGCAACTGTTTATAAAGCAGATGGTACAGAACTTAAAGTTGGCGGCCGAGCTGAAGCTCGCTTCAACGTATCAGACAACAACGAATCTGACGCAACAGCAACAGAGTCAGGTTCAACGAAATTTAAAGACAAGTCACGTGCTCGCGTAAACCTTGTGGGTAAATCTCAGTTTTCTGACAACCTGTACGGCTTTGGTAAATACGAAGCTGAATTCGATGGCGACGAAAACCTGACTAACCGTTACTTCTTCGCGGGTGTGGGTACTTCTATCGGTGAATTCTCATACGGTAAACAAGATTCAGCTCAGGTTATGCTGACTGATTTGACAGATACCATGGCAACGTTCGGTGCAGATGCTGCTGACATCGTAACGGGCAACAAAGACAAACGTCAGAACAACTTCCTGTACACCGGTAAATTCGATTCTCTGACCGTGAAAGCCAACTACCTGGCAGCAGATGAGAAAGAACTGAACGGCGACGAAAACAGCAGCTACGGCGTAGCCGCTATGTACAACTTCGGTATGTTCACTCTGGGTGCGGGCTATGTTGGTCAGGATAACGATGACAAACAGTACAACCTGGCAGCAGAAGTTAAACCAATCGACACGCTGACTCTGGCTGCTCTGTTTGCTCAAGGTCAGAAGAGCGACGACGATTACATCGCTTACGAGCTGTCTGCAAAATTCAAAGCGACGAAGCAACTGGATGTGATTGGTGTGTACAACTACCAAGAAAACCAAGATGCTGATACTGACGGCGAAACAGCAAACAACTTCGCAATCGAAGCTGTGTACAAGTTCGACGCTCACATCCGCACTTACGCAGGTTACAAGTTTGAACAGTTGAACGACAAAGACGACCAACTACAAGCTGGTATCCGCTACGATTTCTAA
- a CDS encoding helix-turn-helix domain-containing protein, translating to MRAQFEKVEYRYDSSWRLLIRELETIPFEWHFHPEYELTLTLNSAGERYIGDNISDYHHADLTLVGPNIPHTWQSQHHLDPTRPQKVYVLWFDQAWVDNLLRSFPEFSPLDTLFKQARHGVAFPNVFAASLLPMFERLDVAAPARRSTLLLSILTSLVECEQPKTLGVEGGASLAETHGREQRLLSQLLERIHAHYTQPLALSELAQDVGMSESTLTRFFKRLMGQGVNRYITQVRIGKACSLLIRTDFPVSLVAQQAGFTNQANFNRLFLKYKQMTPREFRQRFKPLP from the coding sequence ATGCGTGCGCAGTTTGAAAAAGTGGAATATCGGTACGACAGTTCCTGGCGGCTACTGATTCGGGAACTGGAGACCATTCCGTTTGAGTGGCATTTTCACCCCGAGTATGAGCTGACCCTGACGCTCAACAGCGCTGGCGAGCGCTATATCGGCGACAATATCAGCGATTATCATCATGCGGATCTGACGCTAGTGGGACCGAATATTCCGCATACCTGGCAATCACAACATCATCTGGACCCGACGCGGCCACAAAAAGTGTATGTGTTATGGTTTGACCAAGCGTGGGTCGATAACTTGCTGCGTTCGTTTCCGGAATTTAGTCCGCTCGATACGCTGTTTAAGCAGGCTCGCCACGGTGTGGCCTTTCCAAACGTCTTTGCAGCCTCGTTGCTGCCAATGTTTGAGCGGTTGGACGTCGCCGCTCCGGCGCGGCGCTCAACGTTGTTGCTGAGTATTCTGACCTCGTTGGTGGAGTGTGAACAACCAAAGACGTTGGGTGTTGAGGGCGGTGCCAGCTTGGCTGAAACCCACGGGCGAGAGCAGCGTCTGTTGTCACAACTGCTGGAGCGTATTCACGCTCACTATACTCAGCCACTGGCGCTGAGCGAACTGGCGCAGGATGTGGGGATGAGCGAAAGCACACTCACCCGCTTTTTTAAACGCCTGATGGGGCAGGGGGTCAATCGCTACATCACCCAGGTTCGCATCGGCAAAGCCTGCTCTCTGTTGATTCGCACCGATTTTCCGGTATCGCTGGTGGCACAGCAGGCCGGATTTACCAATCAGGCCAACTTCAACCGGCTGTTTCTCAAATACAAGCAGATGACGCCGCGTGAATTTCGCCAGCGCTTCAAACCGCTACCATAA
- a CDS encoding organic hydroperoxide resistance protein: MSTLYTTKATALAGRNGKVSTDDGLLSLELSYPKEMGGTGAATNPEQLFAAGYSACFSNAILHVAREAKVALKSAPVTAEVGIGPNASGGFALTVNLEATLDLPEAQAVELVKTAHQVCPYSNATRGNIAVGVIANGVKIA; encoded by the coding sequence ATGAGTACGCTATACACAACAAAAGCAACCGCACTGGCTGGCCGTAACGGTAAAGTTTCAACGGATGACGGACTACTGTCACTGGAACTAAGCTATCCAAAAGAGATGGGCGGTACTGGCGCTGCCACTAACCCGGAACAACTGTTCGCTGCGGGTTACTCGGCTTGCTTCTCAAACGCAATTCTGCACGTAGCACGTGAAGCGAAAGTAGCACTGAAATCAGCCCCGGTTACCGCTGAAGTCGGTATTGGTCCGAACGCGAGCGGCGGCTTTGCCCTGACGGTGAATCTGGAAGCGACGCTGGATCTGCCAGAAGCGCAAGCGGTTGAGCTGGTGAAAACGGCGCATCAGGTGTGTCCTTATTCAAACGCAACGCGCGGCAACATCGCCGTGGGTGTAATTGCCAATGGTGTAAAAATCGCCTAA
- a CDS encoding dicarboxylate/amino acid:cation symporter, giving the protein MNTKKPMSLTSRVILGMVAGILTGFAIRTLFADNGFVDAYIVNGLFEVGGKIFIASLKMLVVPLVFVSLVCGTSSLKDLSTLGRMGGKTLAFYITTTAIAITLALTMGTIFQPGAGADLTAASGFTSAEAPSLGKVLIDMFPTNPINAMAEGKTLQVIVFAVLFGIAISAAGKPGERIAAVFNDLNEVIMKLVALLMNVAPYGVFFLMAKLFTGLGLSAILNLAEYFVVLAATLLIHGLVTYSVMLKSFAGLSPITFFRKMEDAIMFAFSTASSNATIPVTMETAKNRFGVDNKIASFTIPLGATVNMDGTAIMQGVATAFIAQAFNIDLSMGDYLTVILTATLASIGTAGVPGVGLVMLAMVLNQVGLPLEGIALIMGVDRLLDMIRTAVNITGDSVVTCIVAKSENALDEARFYDPMAGAKEEEVHLKRA; this is encoded by the coding sequence ATGAATACCAAGAAGCCGATGTCGCTCACCAGCCGTGTAATTCTGGGTATGGTAGCCGGTATCTTGACAGGGTTTGCTATTCGCACCCTGTTTGCGGACAACGGATTTGTGGACGCATATATTGTTAATGGATTATTCGAAGTTGGCGGCAAGATCTTCATTGCCAGCCTGAAAATGCTTGTTGTGCCACTGGTTTTTGTTTCACTGGTGTGCGGGACAAGTTCACTGAAAGACCTATCTACGCTGGGCCGCATGGGCGGAAAAACTCTGGCGTTTTACATCACAACCACCGCGATTGCGATCACACTAGCACTGACTATGGGCACCATTTTCCAGCCGGGTGCAGGTGCGGATCTGACAGCGGCCAGCGGTTTTACTTCAGCAGAAGCACCATCGCTGGGTAAAGTGCTGATTGATATGTTCCCAACCAACCCAATCAACGCGATGGCAGAAGGTAAAACTCTGCAAGTGATCGTGTTTGCGGTGCTGTTCGGTATTGCGATCAGTGCAGCAGGTAAACCGGGTGAACGTATTGCGGCTGTGTTTAACGATCTGAACGAAGTGATCATGAAGCTGGTTGCGCTGCTGATGAACGTTGCCCCATACGGCGTGTTCTTCCTGATGGCGAAACTGTTCACCGGTCTCGGTCTGAGCGCGATTCTGAATCTGGCTGAGTACTTTGTGGTTCTGGCGGCAACGCTGCTGATCCACGGTCTGGTCACTTACAGTGTGATGCTGAAGAGCTTTGCGGGCCTGAGCCCAATTACCTTCTTCCGCAAGATGGAAGACGCCATCATGTTTGCGTTCTCAACCGCATCATCAAACGCGACCATTCCGGTCACCATGGAAACGGCGAAAAACCGTTTCGGCGTCGACAACAAAATTGCGTCATTCACTATCCCTCTGGGTGCGACAGTGAACATGGATGGTACGGCTATCATGCAAGGTGTTGCGACCGCATTTATCGCGCAAGCCTTCAACATCGATCTGTCGATGGGTGACTACCTGACCGTGATCCTGACGGCGACACTGGCGTCAATCGGTACTGCGGGTGTTCCGGGCGTAGGTCTGGTTATGCTGGCGATGGTTCTGAACCAGGTGGGTCTGCCACTGGAAGGTATTGCCCTGATCATGGGTGTTGACCGTCTGCTGGATATGATTCGTACTGCAGTAAACATCACTGGTGACAGTGTGGTCACCTGTATCGTGGCGAAATCAGAAAACGCACTGGATGAAGCACGCTTTTATGACCCAATGGCGGGTGCAAAAGAAGAAGAAGTTCATCTGAAACGCGCGTAA